Genomic window (Drosophila ananassae strain 14024-0371.13 chromosome 3L, ASM1763931v2, whole genome shotgun sequence):
GTCCATTCGATTGTTCGAACATTTTGAATGGCTCCACTGCTCAATTGTTCACTTGTTTAGGTGTGCACTTTTCCAATTGATTGAATATACTATATAGCTGAGAGCATAACTACTATCGTCTACATTCCTTTAATTATGGTAAAACCAAGTTTTATGATAAATGCCTGTGGGCGGAGTATAGTCCTACCCGGACTACGCGCCTGTCCGGCTATCCGACTACCCGGCCCTTTGGCCATTCGTCCacacggcgtatacgtaattcaATCAGAGAACCATTAAATCGagaaaacttttttcaatattCGCGGGCATTAAGCTTCAATTTATTTCAATCAGCGAGCGCACAATTTGCGCCCACAGTAGCCCATAAAATTGCAGTAAATTCAACAATTTTAGAGTTCAATTACGCAGCAGTCCGATATGCAGATATTCCCCGTATTACTTTCAGTTCTTATATACGTatgatttcttttttatttcaattccattatatggctcttctttttttttacaattgaCAATTTAATGGAGTCTTCCGCAGTTGCGGCTGGGACCGCGGAAAGCCATTGTCTCGCCAGGCACTGGCTTTGCCGCAGGATTTTCACCAGGATTCTTCTGCTCATTCCGCAAGTGTTAACCGCTTACTTAGGCCATTATGCTCGCCGGTTGGTGCGACATTGTATTAGGCGGGCTAAATTTATGGACGCGGCTTTTATGCTTTAAGGACTTTGGCTAGGCGGCCGGGCGGCCAGGCGGCCAGACTGGAGCGTTAATGGGCGCACTTGTGAATTTATGGGGATGGCCTGCGGTGCATAGCCGGGAGATAAAGATAAACTTGACTATGACTATTTCCTAGTTAGGGGCTTGAGCTTCCGACTAAGTATGTTacgctgcgtatacgtaatatccTTACTGCACGTGGCACATACCGGCTTGACTGGCATTTTATGGCTTTCGCACCTTGCTCACATATTTAGTATACAAATTACACTTTTTATTGCATGTGATTTCGGTtcattttttctcttttttcagatttttgtaCTTCATGAGGTACTCGAGTATGCGCCACGTGGCAAAAGGTAAAGGGTTCCCACTTCATTGGGCATTAATGGTTTATTTATATGATGTGTTGGAGTCGATACACTGGGCTTCCGTTTTATTATTCGATCGGAAGACCCAGCAATTGTTTCACTTTGCAGTTGCGTGTGCCACAAGTTGTGGCTCAAATTATGTGCTTGATTTTTGGTTTTCGTCTAGTTTAACGAGCTCTACGATTTATTTTTCCTTGTCTCCGTGTTCGCTGTTAATCGTACATTATCATAGCTATGCGCAAATTGCATAAAAACACGAAGGGTAATTTTTGATTAGAGCCCTCGCACTGTGGCGTGTTGCATGTCGCATATTGCGTGTGGCGGGGTCCTCACAATTTATGCTAATTTGACTGCTGTTGCAGTCGGTTATGTTGAGTGTTTTTCTGTTTGTTAAATATGTATGACATGCAAATGGCGGTGGTCTGACTTCAATTAACTTTGATCGATTTAACAAAATGGTTAGCATTTTCAGCTCAattaatttgttatttttgtgtattttcATATTTCTGAATTTTTGTTTGGTGCCGATTGTATAATTGCATGCGTTTTCATTCAGTTGTCGAAATCATTTAATTACATTAAGGATTGTGGCATTATTGTAATGTATTATTCAATTAAAGAACATTacagaatttatttttatgtacaATAGAAAATAGGATTAAATAGAAAATGTGCCCTAACACCCATTTTATATACTTCAATTAAAACTTTTGATATTTAATCTAAAACCTACcttaaatatgaaataaaaatttaatttattaggTTCTCCTTTAAAggactttttattatttgtttatggTCGAATAAATCGGCTTTGGCTTTAGCTTTTTCTGGTAGTTTTGCATAATTTCCGCATATACGCCAAAGTTGCTCAGTTGTTAGTTTATCTGCTGATGGCGTTAGTTAGTGAAATTGTTATATCCGGCACCCCCTGGCTGGCTTGCAATCCAGTAACCACAAAACAAAGCGACATGCATATGCAGATtctaaaaatgaaattaaaatgaatGGCAAACGCAACGCAAACGCAAGCGGCAAAAGAAAaagtatttatttgtttgtgttttcaGAAAATGTAGCTCGCTGCTTTATGTTTGTCATTAGGCAAATAGTTTGCGGGCTGACTGTGAAATATTTCCCAGCTGTGTGCTCCGAAAAACAAAGTACAAACAATTATGGCCGAATCAGAGAATGTGCTCAAAGCGATTTATATGTGCGTGCCATGAAAATATGTACATGTGGATATGGTACGTATGTAGAGAGACATCAATGTCGGGTTACAATGTGGTGACTGGTTGCGGTGGTGGTTACAATTCAAAATGGCAGCATAATTTCATGTGGCTGCCAAATTTAATGGGTTCATTAGAGGAGTGTTGCCTACTTTCCGGCGACACTTCTTCCGCCGAAGCAGCCTTGCCGCCAGGTCCTCTGCTAAATTAATGCAAAACGTGAGTTTGTTTTTTAGCCATACTAGTCGGAGTCAGAGTCAGTGTCTGAGTCTGGGCCGCTTTGCCGTCGCTTCGCTCATTATTCTTGTTGCTGTTTTCTTCGTGTTGCTGGAAAATTTCTGCTACTGTTATTATAATACTTTTATGCTGTCGTTTACCCTCGCTGATGCTTTCCTGGCGGTGCCCAGGACGTTGGCTGCTGcctgctggctgctggatgCTGTTGGTGTTGACTTAGTCGAGAGCAATTAACATGCAAATAAGGCCTATTAGTTACCCAAACGTCAGCCTGTCAGCTGCTGTGTCTCCCACTCAGCCCTGGCCACGCCCCGTCACCTGACCCAGGGCACCTTTTTGAGTGTTCTACTCTTTAACGGatccggctgctgctgctcttttttttttgcccgaCTGGGTCGCTCTTTAATGACTTACTAATTTCAAGTTTGCCAGCTTTTTAGTCTTCGTCTTCGTCCGGGCTAGAATcgttaaaaatcttaattggCAATTTCGCCGACAACATCGTAACGCTCATCGTTACGTTTAGTGTTATGTTAGGTTGGGTTAGGGGATCGGGCAACCCGTGAAAACTTTTGATTTCCAAAGGGTCAATCCTTTGTCTTTAATCTAATCACCTTGCCCTAACATTTTTTATGAAGTTTCGCCCAGCATTTCGGTACTTAATGTTAATTGATCACTTAATTTCGAGCATTtccattaaaactttttacgTTTCGGGGCCAAAAGTTAAAGCGATACGGAGAGCAGGAATCAGTTTCGTATCCTGATTCGGATTGCTAGCCTTGATTTACATTCCAGGAGTCCAGGCGTCCAGGGCTCACCTCATCACCATCACTGGCTGCTGCCGCACCCATGCAAGTTGAATTAACATGAAAAAATATTGACTCGCCCACACACGCGTCCAGCGAGAAGGGTCCTGCTGCAATTTATAGCTGCAGTGTCCTGGCCAGAgtgggaaaatgtttgggcacacacgcacacacctTCATGCTTGAATGTAACTGGCAGCTTCACAGAAACGCTTCGATTGTGTGTGGATACACTGAAGGAAGAAAGTGGTGAGTCTGTTGTCCGATTGAGCTTTTATTGAAAAGTGTCGAACTAACACCAAGCACATTTTTGTCTTAAAACTGACTGCCAAATATAACAACTTAAACTTCCTTAATTCTTTTCTTCAAGTGCATGTGTGTCTGTAGGGGATTTACCTCGTGCTGGACACACAATGAAGGTGTGTGCTGACAACGAATGCTGTGGGTGATGATCCAGGTTGATTTATCTACTGGCGCCGAGGTTAAAAGTTTTGCGCATACTTCCATTGTTTAGGTCAGCTTCCCTTTGTGCGGCGCAACCACAGCACCACATCGGTTGCCAGGCATACACTTCGACAGACAGGAGGTTATGCAAATGTCAGACGACGGCTCCGATGGACCTCTGCAATTATTCAACCTTTGGCCCCAGGCTCAGAGTCCTGTGTGATTTCTGTTCCACAGAAGGCTTATTTAATCCATGATTATTTTATTCGTTTAGCTGTAGGCCGGCTCATTATTGAAGTCCTTGTGCTAGATCCTAACTAATTATGGCGCTTCGAAGCTCGTTATGTATGCGGGTTTTTGgcacaacagaaaaaaaagggaaaggcATTCTGTGAAGGGCCCCGTCCAAAGCTCAAGGCCACGCTCAGAGTATTGGAAATATTTTGCTGACGTCTCACTGAAATCCATCATTTTCCCCAGCCGTCCACGACACGTGGTCTCAGCAGCTGGCTAATAAATCTTAATCAGTCCGTTCCCCAAGCGGGTAGCCCTCGATGGGTGGCTGTGGTCCTGTCTAATTTGCGGTTCGCTTTCTTCCCGTCGGAGCCTTTGGCTTATCAACTTGCCAACTGCCCCGGCCCGCATCGATTGGCCACCCACTAGAGCCTAATCACAAAGGCTTTTCAATGCGACAttactttatttattggaCAGCCAGAAGCTTATACTACTAGCGCTCGGATTTTGGCTCAATGAAACTCTCTGGACTTAAAAGATGTTTCGGATATCTCCCATGAGGCGATCGAACCAGTTTCCTTCTGTGGTGGTTGGACTCCCAACGGTGGTGGTGTTCCAGCCGGGGGCCTGAGTGCTGTTCCAGTTGGGTCCTTGGGTAGAGTTTCCTAGCCAAGGTCCTTCTGTGGTGTTGAAGTTCGGGCCTAAAGTGGTAGAGTTCCAGCTGGGAGTGGTGTTGTTCCACCATGGTCCTTCGGTTGAGTTAAAATTAGGACGACCAGTGGTGGAATTGAAGTTGGGTCCAGAGGTGCTGTTGCCCCACCAAGGACCTTCAGTCGAGTTGTTTCCCCACCAGGGACCTTCCGTTGAGTTATTTCCCCACCAAGGTCCTTCGGTGGTGTTCCAGTTGGGTCCAGAGGTTCTGTTGCCCCACCAAGGACCTTGTGTAGAGTTGTTTCCCCACCATGGTCCTTCAGTGGTGTTCCAGTTGGGTCCAGAAGTAGAGTTGTTGCCCCACCAGGGTCCTTCGGTAGAGTTGTTGCCCCACCAGGGTCCTTCGGTAGAGTTGTTGCCCCACCAGGGTCCTTCTGTGGTGTTCCAGTTGGGTCCAGAGGTAGAATTGTTTCCCCACCATGGTCCTTCGGTGGTGTTCCAGTTGGGTCCAGAGGTAGAGTTGTTGCCCCACCAGGGTCCTTCCGTCGAGTTGTTTCCCCACCACGGTCCTTCGGTGATGTTCCAGTTGGGTCCAGAGGTAGAATTGTTTCCCCACCATGGTCCTTCAGTGGTGTTCCAGTTGGGTCCAGAGGTAGAGTTGTTGCCCCACCAGGGTCCTTCCGTCGAGTTATTTCCCCACCACGGTCCTTCAGTGGTGTTCCAGTTGGGTCCAGAGGTAGAATTGTTTCCCCACCATGGTCCTTCGGTGGTGTTCCAGTTGGGTCCAGAGGTAGAGTTGTTGCCCCACCAAGGACCTTCGGTAGAGTTATTTCCCCACCACGGTCCTTCTGTGGTGTTCCAGTTGGGTGCAGAGGTAGAATTGTTGCCCCACCAGGGTCCTTCGGTGGAGTTGTTGCCCCACCAAGGTCCTTGTGTTGAGTTATTTCCCCACCACGGTCCTTCGGTAGTGTTCCAGTTGGGTCCAGAGGTAGAGTTGTTGCCCCACCAAGGTCCTTCCGTCGAGTTATTTCCCCACCAAGGTCCTTCAGTAGAGTTGTTGCCCCACCATGGTCCTTCAGTGGTGTTCCAGTTGGGTCCAGAGGTAAAGTTGTTGCCCCACCATGGTCCTTCGGTAGAGTTGTTGCCCCACCAAGGTCCTTCGGTAGAGTTGTTGCCCCACCATGGTCCTTCAGTGGTGTTCCAGTTGGGTCCAGAGGTAGAGTTGTTGCCCCACCATGGTCCTTCGGTAGAGTTCAAGCTAGGTCCCTGGGTCGAGTTTCCCCAGTTTGGCTCGGTGGTGGTTATGGTGAAGTTGGGAGTGGTGTTCGTATTGGGCCACTGAGTGGTGCCCCATCCCGGACCATCGGTGGTGGTGTTGGCGTTTGGTGGCAAGGTGCTGTTCTGGGGCGGACCGGGCTGGGCAAGGCAACTGGCC
Coding sequences:
- the LOC6494550 gene encoding fibrinogen alpha-1 chain — translated: MEVLCKILLVCSLLVSAQAFQAIEPAKGSKKLQWQSMLFDALTGNLPEAQTYENASLEDCTSLYTVENIEILLTAGYKIRHCANLDSKDIRRYLESNDFLYTKAIFEGELFSCLLLDSRQQTRECYAETIQNLLDSVRPSQRDYRRKWACYLREVEKAVLRLDAAEKSLASCLAQPGPPQNSTLPPNANTTTDGPGWGTTQWPNTNTTPNFTITTTEPNWGNSTQGPSLNSTEGPWWGNNSTSGPNWNTTEGPWWGNNSTEGPWWGNNSTEGPWWGNNFTSGPNWNTTEGPWWGNNSTEGPWWGNNSTEGPWWGNNSTSGPNWNTTEGPWWGNNSTQGPWWGNNSTEGPWWGNNSTSAPNWNTTEGPWWGNNSTEGPWWGNNSTSGPNWNTTEGPWWGNNSTSGPNWNTTEGPWWGNNSTEGPWWGNNSTSGPNWNTTEGPWWGNNSTSGPNWNITEGPWWGNNSTEGPWWGNNSTSGPNWNTTEGPWWGNNSTSGPNWNTTEGPWWGNNSTEGPWWGNNSTEGPWWGNNSTSGPNWNTTEGPWWGNNSTQGPWWGNRTSGPNWNTTEGPWWGNNSTEGPWWGNNSTEGPWWGNSTSGPNFNSTTGRPNFNSTEGPWWNNTTPSWNSTTLGPNFNTTEGPWLGNSTQGPNWNSTQAPGWNTTTVGSPTTTEGNWFDRLMGDIRNIF